One Panicum virgatum strain AP13 chromosome 9K, P.virgatum_v5, whole genome shotgun sequence genomic region harbors:
- the LOC120647771 gene encoding uncharacterized protein LOC120647771, which produces MGSILVPPSVGSFGDNLVHSQGEEINNDSESGGNNPCHGDMQSDLPSRDKESLMHEDPGTNSHSLSPNAPSSTLEQGDNQLSTQPTPGNDQPIASFVASLDSVSIPTNWKLAKEDPKWKDAMLEEMRALEKNRTWELVDLPQGKVAILIVYVDDIVITGDDITEIVDLKKYLAQEFEVKDLGQLKYFL; this is translated from the exons ATGGGCTCTATTCTTGTTCCTCCTTCAGTTGGTTCCTTTGGTGATAATTTGGTTCATAGTCAGGGGGAGGAAATTAATAATGATAGTGAGAGTGGGGGTAATAATCCTTGTCATGGAGATATGCAGAGTGATCTGCCTTCTCGAGATAAAGAGTCGCTTATGCACGAGGACCCAGGTACCAACTCACACTCTCTTAGTCCTAATGCTCCATCTAGTACTCTAGAGCAAGGAGATAATCAATTGTCTACTCAGCCCACTCCTGGAAATGACCAACCTATAGCT AGTTTTGTTGCATCTCTTGATTCTGTATCTATACCCACTAACTGGAAATTAGCCAAAGAAGATCCTAAGTGGAAGGATGCAATGCTGGAAGAGATGAGAGCTTTGGAGAAGAATAGAACTTGGGAGCTTGTGGATCTACCGCAAG GTAAGGTAGCAATTCTAATAGTGTATGTGGATGATATTGTGATTACTGGGGATGATATCACTGAGATTGTTGATTTGAAGAAATATCTTGCTCAAGAGTTTGAAGTAAAAGATTTGGGGCAGTTGAAATATTTTCTTTGA
- the LOC120650493 gene encoding anthocyanidin-3-O-glucoside rhamnosyltransferase-like, with protein sequence MAGGGEGGGAGSDVVHVVMFPFLAFGHISPFVQLARRLVSDEAAGVRVTFLTAAGIAPRVEAMLESAAGAVRVLPLNLPEVPGLPAGAASTADVSGDGAELLKLALDGTRPEVRALLAELRPDAVLVEFATSWVCDVAAPLGAKVLYFSVFSAVSFAYFTVPARLAGGQPPAALTARDLMVAPAGYPAASPLTSAPPQLQGPALVYPYTSFHGMPCVYDRVVAGVEGSAGIVMKTCREMEGPYIDYISSQFGKPVLLAGPVVPEPPQGELEERWASWLSSFPDDAVVFASFGSETFLPVAAATELLLGLEATGRPFLAVLNFPKGPDAAAELEARIPPGFEERVRGRGLVRTGWVPQQHILRHRSVGCFVNHAGFSSVVEGLVAGCRLVLLPMKGDQYFNAALFARELGVGVEVAQRDDGWFGRGDVADAVAAAVAAGGDGDAKWRDFFTNEAVQNKFQVDFIRELKKVVRA encoded by the coding sequence atggcgggcggtggagaaggcggcggcgccggcagcgaCGTTGTCCACGTCGTCATGTTCCCCTTTCTCGCCTTCGGCCACATAAGCCCGTTCGTGCAGCTGGCGCGCAGGCTGGTCTCCGACGAGGCCGCCGGGGTCCGCGTCACGTTCCTCACGGCCGCCGGGATCGCGCCGCGCGTCGAGGCCATGCTGgagtccgccgccggcgcggtgaGGGTCCTGCCCCTGAACCTGCCCGAGGTCCCCGGCCTGCCCGCGGGGGCCGCGAGCACCGCGGAcgtctccggcgacggcgccgagcTGCTGAAGCTCGCCCTCGACGGCACCCGGCCCGAGgtgcgcgcgctgctcgccgagctccgcccggacGCCGTGCTGGTCGAGTTCGCCACCTCCTGGGTCTGCGACGTCGCCGCTCCTCTCGGCGCCAAGGTGCTCTACTTCAGCGTCTTCTCCGCCGTCTCCTTCGCCTACTTCACCGTCCccgcccgcctcgccggcgggcagccgccggccgccctgacCGCCCGCGACCTCATGGTGGCGCCTGCCGGGTACCCTGCGGCCTCGCCGCTCACCTCCGCGCCGCCCCAGCTGCAGGGACCGGCCCTGGTGTACCCGTACACCAGCTTCCACGGCATGCCGTGCGTGTACGACCGCGTAGTCGCCGGCGTCGAGGGCAGCGCCGGCATCGTCATGAAAACCTGCCGGGAGATGGAGGGCCCCTACATCGATTACATCTCCTCCCAGTTCGGCAAGCCCGTGCTCCTCGCCGGGCCCGTCGTGCCGGAGCCGCCGCAGGGCGAGCTCGAGGAGCGGTGGGCCAGCTGGCTCTCCTCCTTCCCGGACGACGCCGTCGTGTTCGCGTCGTTCGGGAGCGAGACGTTCctgcccgtcgccgccgcgacggAGCTCCTCCTCGGGCTGGAGGCCACCGGCCGGCCGTTCCTCGCCGTGCTCAACTTCCCCAAGGgcccggacgcggcggcggagctcgaggcgcGCATCCCGCCGGGCTTCGAGGAGCGGGTGAGGGGGAGAGGGCTGGTGCGCACGGGCTGGGTGCCGCAGCAGCACATCCTGCGGCACCGGAGCGTCGGCTGCTTCGTCAACCACGCCGGGTTCAGCTCCGTCGTGGAGGGGCTCGTCGCCGGCTGCCGCCTGGTGCTGCTGCCGATGAAGGGCGACCAGTACTTCAACGCCGCGCTGTTCGCGCGCGAGCTCGGCGTCGGGGTGGAGGTGGCGCAGCGGGATGACGGGTGGTTTGGGCGCGGGGACGTGGCAGACGCTGTCGccgctgcggtggcggcgggaggtGACGGAGATGCGAAGTGGAGGGACTTCTTTACTAACGAGGCCGTGCAAAATAAGTTCCAGGTTGACTTCATCAGGGAGCTGAAGAAGGTCGTGAGGGCGTAA